In one window of Arachis ipaensis cultivar K30076 chromosome B06, Araip1.1, whole genome shotgun sequence DNA:
- the LOC110263745 gene encoding uncharacterized protein LOC110263745, producing the protein MPKDWIDLSRYSEEYINGVISFLESAYSEGEPDGQQIQCPCKRCCNIEWYRRDVVFDHLVADGFVKGYRTLINHGEWTIPMVVDDNTDDEGARDDIEGILNDAFGDHAEGVTVGPNEEAKKFYNLIDGASQELYPGCKKFSTLSFTIRLYLLKCLHGWSNASFTSLLELLKEAMPEINITPSFHKTKAMIRDLGLDYKKIDACPNDCLLYRKELKDETQCRVCGTSRYTENSSDNSENQPHNKGRPIPVKTLRYFPIIPRLQRLFMCSKTAASLRWHDEERVKDGTLKHPTDGLAWKNFDEINEDFAKESCNIRLGLSSDGFNPFRSMNISWSTWPVILMVYNLPPWMCMKPEYCMLSLLIPGPQSPGKDIDVYLQPLMEDLKLLWEIGVETYDASKNETFQMRAALLWTINDFPVYAMLSGWSTKGKLACPCCNKNTSSLQLKHSRKTVYMDHRVFLPMDHPWRTNTRSFNGKQELRPPPPVIEGTDIFEMLQNVENVFGKKQSTSNSFPWNWKKRSIFFELPYWHKNLLRHNLDVMHIEKNILDSIIGTLLDIPGKTKDHLNA; encoded by the coding sequence ATGCCGAAGGATTGGATAGATCTATCGAGGTATAGCGAAGAGTATATCAATGGTGTTATTAGTTTCTTAGAGTCTGCATACTCTGAGGGAGAACCGGACGGACAACAAATTCAATGTCCTTGTAAGAGGTGTTGTAACATTGAGTGGTATAGAAGAGATGTGGTATTTGACCATTTAGTAGCCGACGGATTTGTTAAGGGATATAGAACATTGATTAATCACGGGGAATGGACAATCCCGATGGTGGTTGATGATAACACGGATGATGAAGGTGCACGCGATGACATCGAAGGAATACTTAATGATGCATTTGGAGATCATGCTGAGGGTGTTACTGTAGGTCCAAATGAAGAGGCTAAAAAGTTTTATAATTTAATAGATGGGGCAAGTCAAGAGTTATACCCGGGCTGCAAGAAATTTTCTACATTATCTTTTACCATCCGCCTGTACTTGTTAAAGTGTTTGCACGGTTGGAGCAATGCCTCCTTCACTTCCCTTCTTGAGCTATTGAAAGAGGCAATGCCTGAAATTAACATAACTCCATCTTTCCATAAGACGAAGGCTATGATAAGAGATTTAGGTCTGgattataaaaaaattgatgctTGTCCTAATGATTGCCTCCTGTATAGGAAAGAACTAAAGGATGAAACACAATGTCGTGTATGTGGAACATCTCGATATACTGAAAATTCTAGTGATAATAGCGAGAACCAACCTCACAATAAAGGTCGTCCTATTCCTGTAAAGACTCTGAGATACTTTCCTATAATTCCAAGACTTCAGCGATTATTTATGTGCTCAAAAACGGCAGCTAGTCTGAGGTGGCATGATGAGGAGCGCGTTAAAGATGGGACGTTAAAGCATCCTACTGATGGACTGGCATGGAAGAACTTTGATGAAATAAATGAAGATTTTgcaaaagaatcatgcaatattaGACTAGGCTTGTCAAGTGATGGGTTCAACCCATTTCGTAGCATGAATATTTCATGGAGCACGTGGCCCGTAATCTTGATGGTATACAACTTGCCTCCGTGGATGTGCATGAAACCTGAATATTGTATGCTTTCTTTGCTTATTCCTGGGCCACAATCACCTGGCAAAGATATTGACGTGTATCTACAACCATTGATGGAAGACTTGAAGTTGTTGTGGGAAATAGGGGTGGAAACTTATGATGCATCAAAGAATGAGACCTTTCAAATGCGGGCAGCTCTTTTGTGGACAATTAATGATTTTCCTGTGTATGCTATGTTGTCTGGGTGGAGTACAAAGGGAAAATTGGCTTGCCCTTGTTGCAACAAAAATACCTCTTCTCTACAACTAAAACATAGTCGGAAGACAGTTTATATGGACCATCGTGTCTTTTTACCCATGGATCATCCATGGAGAACCAATACAAGGTCTTTTAATGGGAAGCAAGAATTAAGACCCCCTCCACCTGTTATAGAAGGAACGGATATTTTTGAGATGCTACAAAATGTTGAGAATGTTTTCGGGAAGAAGCAAAGTACATCAAATAGTTTCCCATGGAATTGGAAAAAAAGATCAATTTTCTTTGAATTGCCTTACTGGCACAAGAACCTGCTGCGTCACAACTTAGAtgtcatgcacatagagaagaacATACTTGACAGTATTATTGGAACTCTTTTGGATATCCCAGGCAAGACAAAGGATCATCTGAATGCTTGA